In one Elephas maximus indicus isolate mEleMax1 chromosome 9, mEleMax1 primary haplotype, whole genome shotgun sequence genomic region, the following are encoded:
- the PDCL gene encoding phosducin-like protein isoform X3, which produces MTSPGTMTTLDDKLLGEKLQYYYSSSEDEDSDHEDKNRGRDALAGTSLPADAELAGEGISVNTGPKGVINDWRRFKQLETEQKEEQCREMERLIKKLSMTCRSHLDEEEEQQKQKDLQEKISGKMTLKEFAMMNEDQDDEEFLQQYRKQRMEEMRQQLHKGPQFKQVFEIPSGEGFLDMIDKEQKSTLIMVHIYEDGIPGTEAMNGCMICLAAEYPAVKFCRVKSSVIGASSRFTRNALPALLIYKGGELIGNFVRVTDQLGEDFFAVDLEAFLQEFGLLPEKEVLVLTSVHNSALYHSEDSDLEID; this is translated from the exons ATGACAAGTCCAG GTACCATGACTACTCTGGATGATAAATTGCTGGGGGAAAAGCTGCAGTATTACTACAGCAGCAGTGAGGATGAGGACAGCGACCATGAAGACAAGAACAGAGGCAGGGATGCCCTGGCTGGCACTTCTCTGCCTGCAGACGCTGAGCTGGCAGGCGAAGGCATCTCAGTTAATACAG GTCCAAAAGGTGTGATCAATGACTGGCGCCGTTTCAAGCAGTTGGAGACAGAGCAAAAGGAAGAGCAATGCCGGGAGATGGAAAGGCTGATCAAGAAGCTGTCGATGACCTGTAGGTCCCATCTGGATGAAGAGGAGGAGCAACAGAAACAGAAGGACCTCCAGGAGAAGATCAGTGGGAAG ATGACTCTGAAGGAGTTTGCCATGATGAATGAGGACCAAGATGATGAAGAGTTTCTGCAGCAGTACAGGaaacagagaatggaagagatgCGGCAGCAACTTCACAAGGGGCCCCAATTCAAACAGGTTTTTGAGATCCCCAGCGGGGAAGGGTTTTTAGACATGattgataaagaacagaaaaGCACCCTCATCATGGTCCATATTTATGAGGACGGCATTCCAGGGACTGAAGCCATGAATGGGTGCATGATCTGCCTTGCTGCGGAGTACCCAGCCGTCAAATTCTGCCGAGTAAAGAGCTCAGTTATTGGGGCCAGCAGTCGGTTCACCAGGAATGCCCTTCCTGCCCTGCTGATCTACAAGGGGGGTGAATTGATTGGCAATTTTGTTCGTGTCACTGACCAGCTGGGAGAAGATTTCTTTGCTGTGGACCTTGAAGCTTTTCTACAGGAATTTGGATTACTCCCAGAAAAGGAAGTCTTGGTATTGACCTCTGTGCATAACTCCGCCCTCTATCACAGTGAGGATAGTGATCTGGAAATAGATTGA
- the PDCL gene encoding phosducin-like protein isoform X1 — MTSPGTMTTLDDKLLGEKLQYYYSSSEDEDSDHEDKNRGRDALAGTSLPADAELAGEGISVNTGPKGVINDWRRFKQLETEQKEEQCREMERLIKKLSMTCRSHLDEEEEQQKQKDLQEKISGKRSVLCLFCTLAGPLQMTLKEFAMMNEDQDDEEFLQQYRKQRMEEMRQQLHKGPQFKQVFEIPSGEGFLDMIDKEQKSTLIMVHIYEDGIPGTEAMNGCMICLAAEYPAVKFCRVKSSVIGASSRFTRNALPALLIYKGGELIGNFVRVTDQLGEDFFAVDLEAFLQEFGLLPEKEVLVLTSVHNSALYHSEDSDLEID, encoded by the exons ATGACAAGTCCAG GTACCATGACTACTCTGGATGATAAATTGCTGGGGGAAAAGCTGCAGTATTACTACAGCAGCAGTGAGGATGAGGACAGCGACCATGAAGACAAGAACAGAGGCAGGGATGCCCTGGCTGGCACTTCTCTGCCTGCAGACGCTGAGCTGGCAGGCGAAGGCATCTCAGTTAATACAG GTCCAAAAGGTGTGATCAATGACTGGCGCCGTTTCAAGCAGTTGGAGACAGAGCAAAAGGAAGAGCAATGCCGGGAGATGGAAAGGCTGATCAAGAAGCTGTCGATGACCTGTAGGTCCCATCTGGATGAAGAGGAGGAGCAACAGAAACAGAAGGACCTCCAGGAGAAGATCAGTGGGAAG CGttctgttctttgtctcttctgcaCACTTGCTGGTCCCCTGCAGATGACTCTGAAGGAGTTTGCCATGATGAATGAGGACCAAGATGATGAAGAGTTTCTGCAGCAGTACAGGaaacagagaatggaagagatgCGGCAGCAACTTCACAAGGGGCCCCAATTCAAACAGGTTTTTGAGATCCCCAGCGGGGAAGGGTTTTTAGACATGattgataaagaacagaaaaGCACCCTCATCATGGTCCATATTTATGAGGACGGCATTCCAGGGACTGAAGCCATGAATGGGTGCATGATCTGCCTTGCTGCGGAGTACCCAGCCGTCAAATTCTGCCGAGTAAAGAGCTCAGTTATTGGGGCCAGCAGTCGGTTCACCAGGAATGCCCTTCCTGCCCTGCTGATCTACAAGGGGGGTGAATTGATTGGCAATTTTGTTCGTGTCACTGACCAGCTGGGAGAAGATTTCTTTGCTGTGGACCTTGAAGCTTTTCTACAGGAATTTGGATTACTCCCAGAAAAGGAAGTCTTGGTATTGACCTCTGTGCATAACTCCGCCCTCTATCACAGTGAGGATAGTGATCTGGAAATAGATTGA
- the LOC126082484 gene encoding olfactory receptor 1K1 translates to MDAANKSSEGAPFILLGLMTSPGQRWPLFVLFLVLYVAGILGNGLIVAAILASPALHAPMYFLLAHLSFADLCFTSVTVPKMLANLLAHDRSISLAGCLTQMYFFFALGVTDSCLLAAMAYDRYVAIRHSLHYATRMSRTTCTALVGTAWVISHVHSLLHILLMARLSFCASHQVPHFFCDHQPLLRLSCSDTRHIQLLIFTEGAAVVVTPFLLILTSYGAIAAAIIQLPSASGRLRAVSTCGSHLVVVGLFYGTVIAVYFQPTSRYEAQRGRVATVMYTIVTPMLNPVIYSLRNRDVQGALRSLLPKQRILASDF, encoded by the coding sequence ATGGAtgctgccaacaagtcttcagagGGAGCCCCATTCATCCTATTGGGACTGATGACAAGTCCTGGACAGCGGTGGCCCCTCTTTGTGCTGTTCTTGGTCTTGTATGTGGCAGGCATCCTGGGAAATGGACTCATTGTGGCCGCCATTCTGGCCAGTCCAGCCCTTCATGCACCCATGTACTTCCTGCTGGCCCATCTGTCCTTTGCTGACCTCTGCTTTACCTCTGTCACTGTGCCCAAGATGTTGGCCAACTTGCTGGCCCATGACCGCTCCATCTCCCTGGCTGGCTGCCTGACCCAAATGTACTTCTTCTTTGCCCTGGGTGTAACTGACAGCTGCCTCCTGgctgccatggcctatgaccgctacgtGGCCATCCGGCACTCCCtccactatgccacgaggatgTCCCGGACCACGTGCACAGCCCTGGTGGGGACTGCATGGGTCATATCCCATGTCCACTCTCTCCTGCATATCCTGCTTATGGCCCGCCTGTCTTTCTGTGCCTCCCATCAAGTGccccacttcttctgtgaccACCAGCCTCTCTTAAGGCTCTCATGCTCTGACACCCGCCACATCCAGTTGCTCATCTTCACTGAGGGTGCTGCAGTGGTGGTTACTCCCTTCTTGCTCATTCTCACCTCTTATGGGGCCATTGCAGCTGCTATTATCCAGCTGCCCTCAGCCTCTGGGAGGCTCCGGGCTGTGTCCACCTGTGGCTCCCACCTGGTTGTGGTAGGCCTCTTCTATGGGACAGTCATTGCGGTCTATTTCCAGCCCACATCCCGATATGAGGCACAGCGGGGTCGCGTGGCCACTGTCATGTACACTATAGTCACACCCATGCTGAACCCTGTCATCTACAGCCTTCGGAATCGTGATGTACAGGGGGCGCTCCGATCCCTTCTCCCTAAGCAAAGGATCTTGGCTAGTGACTTCTGA
- the LOC126082483 gene encoding olfactory receptor 5C1, with the protein MTPENLTGARVVPAEFILLGITDRWDLRITLFLIFLTVYLVSLLGNMGMVLLICVDARLHMPMYFFLANLSLLDACYSSAIGPKMLVDLLLPRATIPYAACALQMFVFAGLADAECCLLAAMAYDRYVAIRNPLLYTTAMSRHLCLALLGTSGLGGAVSAFVHTTFTFRLSFCHSREINSFFCDIPPLLAISCNDTSLNELLLFAICGFIQMATILAIAVSYGFIAGAVIRMHSAEGRRRAASTCGSHLTAVAMLYGTLIFMYLRPISSYALDTDKMASVFYTLVIPALNPLIYSLRNKEVKEALRRTRSRFCCTEPGHS; encoded by the coding sequence ATGACTCCAGAGAACCTCACAGGGGCCAGGGTTGTGCCTGCTGAATTCATCCTCCTGGGCATCACAGATCGCTGGGACCTGCGCATTACCCTTTTCCTGATCTTCCTGACTGTCTACCTAGTGAGCCTGCTAGGAAACATGGGCATGGTGCTGCTAATCTGCGTGGATGCCCGGCTCCACATGCCTATGTACTTCTTCCTGGCCAACCTCTCTCTGTTGGATGCCTGCTATTCCTCAGCCATTGGCCCCAAGATGCTAGTGGACCTGCTACTGCCCCGTGCCACCATCCCTTACGCAGCCTGCGCCCTCCAGATGTTTGTATTTGCAGGTCTGGCTGATGCTGAGTGCTGCCTGCTGGcagccatggcctatgaccgctatgtagcCATCAGAAACCCTCTTCTCTATACAACAGCCATGTCAAGGCATCTATGCCTGGCCTTGCTGGGAACATCAGGCCTGGGAGGAGCAGTGAGTGCCTTTGTCCATACAACCTTCACCTTCCGCCTGAGCTTCTGCCACTCCCGTGAGATCAACAGCTTCTTCTGCGATATCCCTCCACTGCTGGCCATCTCATGCAATGACACCAGTCTCAATGAACTCCTCCTCTTTGCCATCTGTGGCTTCATCCAGATGGCCACAATACTGGCTATTGCTGTGTCCTATGGCTTCATTGCTGGGGCTGTGATCCGCATGCATTCAGCAGAGGGCCGCCGACGAGCAGCCTCTACCTGTGGGTCCCACCTCACAGCTGTGGCTATGCTCTATGGGACACTCATTTTTATGTACCTACGTCCCATCTCCAGCTATGCCCTGGACACTGACAAGATGGCATCTGTGTTCTACACCCTCGTCATTCCAGCTCTCAACCCGCTCATCTACAGCCTCCGTAACAAGGAGGTGAAGGAGGCCCTCAGGAGGACCCGGAGCCGATTCTGTTGTACAGAGCCGGGGCACTCATGA
- the PDCL gene encoding phosducin-like protein isoform X2: protein MTTLDDKLLGEKLQYYYSSSEDEDSDHEDKNRGRDALAGTSLPADAELAGEGISVNTGPKGVINDWRRFKQLETEQKEEQCREMERLIKKLSMTCRSHLDEEEEQQKQKDLQEKISGKRSVLCLFCTLAGPLQMTLKEFAMMNEDQDDEEFLQQYRKQRMEEMRQQLHKGPQFKQVFEIPSGEGFLDMIDKEQKSTLIMVHIYEDGIPGTEAMNGCMICLAAEYPAVKFCRVKSSVIGASSRFTRNALPALLIYKGGELIGNFVRVTDQLGEDFFAVDLEAFLQEFGLLPEKEVLVLTSVHNSALYHSEDSDLEID from the exons ATGACTACTCTGGATGATAAATTGCTGGGGGAAAAGCTGCAGTATTACTACAGCAGCAGTGAGGATGAGGACAGCGACCATGAAGACAAGAACAGAGGCAGGGATGCCCTGGCTGGCACTTCTCTGCCTGCAGACGCTGAGCTGGCAGGCGAAGGCATCTCAGTTAATACAG GTCCAAAAGGTGTGATCAATGACTGGCGCCGTTTCAAGCAGTTGGAGACAGAGCAAAAGGAAGAGCAATGCCGGGAGATGGAAAGGCTGATCAAGAAGCTGTCGATGACCTGTAGGTCCCATCTGGATGAAGAGGAGGAGCAACAGAAACAGAAGGACCTCCAGGAGAAGATCAGTGGGAAG CGttctgttctttgtctcttctgcaCACTTGCTGGTCCCCTGCAGATGACTCTGAAGGAGTTTGCCATGATGAATGAGGACCAAGATGATGAAGAGTTTCTGCAGCAGTACAGGaaacagagaatggaagagatgCGGCAGCAACTTCACAAGGGGCCCCAATTCAAACAGGTTTTTGAGATCCCCAGCGGGGAAGGGTTTTTAGACATGattgataaagaacagaaaaGCACCCTCATCATGGTCCATATTTATGAGGACGGCATTCCAGGGACTGAAGCCATGAATGGGTGCATGATCTGCCTTGCTGCGGAGTACCCAGCCGTCAAATTCTGCCGAGTAAAGAGCTCAGTTATTGGGGCCAGCAGTCGGTTCACCAGGAATGCCCTTCCTGCCCTGCTGATCTACAAGGGGGGTGAATTGATTGGCAATTTTGTTCGTGTCACTGACCAGCTGGGAGAAGATTTCTTTGCTGTGGACCTTGAAGCTTTTCTACAGGAATTTGGATTACTCCCAGAAAAGGAAGTCTTGGTATTGACCTCTGTGCATAACTCCGCCCTCTATCACAGTGAGGATAGTGATCTGGAAATAGATTGA